One genomic segment of Chryseobacterium phocaeense includes these proteins:
- a CDS encoding nitroreductase family protein, whose product MELIEKLNWRFATKAMNGQKVPQEKVDKILEAARLAPTSSGLQPFEIIVVTNQEVKEQIRPNAWNQPQITDCSHLLVFAAWDNYTEERINKMFDLTNEIRGFENEGWENYRQMLLSTYPQRSAEENFIHAAKQAYISFSAAIIAAAFEGVDSTPMEGFTPEAVDEILNLKEKGLKSVVLLPIGYRDASNDWLVNLTKVRKPKESFITEIN is encoded by the coding sequence ATGGAATTAATTGAAAAACTGAACTGGAGATTTGCAACCAAGGCAATGAACGGTCAGAAAGTACCACAGGAAAAAGTGGATAAAATATTGGAAGCGGCAAGACTTGCCCCTACCTCCAGCGGGCTTCAGCCTTTTGAAATCATCGTGGTTACCAATCAGGAAGTAAAAGAGCAGATCAGACCGAATGCCTGGAATCAGCCGCAGATTACCGATTGTTCGCATCTTTTGGTATTTGCAGCCTGGGATAATTATACGGAAGAAAGAATCAACAAGATGTTTGATCTTACGAACGAGATCAGAGGTTTTGAGAATGAAGGATGGGAAAACTACAGACAGATGCTGCTAAGTACCTATCCGCAAAGATCTGCCGAAGAAAACTTTATTCACGCAGCTAAACAGGCTTATATTTCTTTCAGCGCAGCGATTATTGCGGCAGCTTTTGAAGGCGTGGATTCTACTCCCATGGAAGGTTTCACCCCTGAAGCCGTAGATGAAATTTTAAACCTGAAAGAAAAAGGTTTGAAAAGCGTTGTATTGCTGCCAATCGGGTACAGAGATGCTTCAAATGACTGGCTGGTGAATCTTACAAAAGTGAGAAAACCGAAAGAATCTTTCATTACCGAAATTAATTAA
- the hemE gene encoding uroporphyrinogen decarboxylase, giving the protein MIKNDLYLKALRGETVERPPVWMMRQAGRYLPEFIALRDKYDFFTRCQTPELASEITVQPIRRFPLDAAILFSDILVVPQAMGIDFKMKENVGPWLDNPIRTMEQVQNVAVPDVDDTLGYVFDAIELTLLKLDNEIPLIGFAGSPWTILCYCVEGKGSKAFDIAKSFCFQQPEAAHLLLQKITDTTIAYLKRKVEKGVSAVQVFDSWGGMLSPTDYQEFSWQYINQIVEALSPLTHVVVFGKGCWFALEDMTMSKASALGVDWTITPEFARTLTNHTMTLQGNFDPARLHSSPETIKKMVTEMINRFGKDRYIANLGHGILPNIPVENAEAFIRAVVDWKPNN; this is encoded by the coding sequence ATGATTAAAAACGACTTATATTTAAAAGCACTCCGCGGAGAAACGGTAGAAAGACCGCCGGTATGGATGATGAGACAGGCCGGAAGATATCTGCCGGAATTTATTGCACTTCGCGATAAATACGATTTCTTCACAAGATGCCAGACTCCGGAACTGGCTTCCGAAATTACCGTACAGCCTATCCGTAGATTTCCGTTGGATGCAGCCATCTTATTTTCTGACATTCTGGTAGTTCCCCAGGCCATGGGAATTGATTTCAAAATGAAGGAAAACGTTGGTCCATGGCTGGATAATCCTATCAGAACGATGGAGCAGGTTCAGAATGTTGCCGTTCCTGATGTGGATGATACTTTAGGGTATGTTTTTGATGCTATTGAACTTACATTACTTAAATTAGATAACGAAATTCCGTTGATCGGTTTTGCCGGTTCCCCATGGACGATTCTTTGCTACTGCGTGGAAGGAAAAGGAAGTAAGGCTTTTGATATTGCTAAATCTTTCTGTTTCCAGCAGCCTGAGGCAGCTCATTTACTGCTTCAGAAGATCACGGATACTACCATTGCCTACCTGAAAAGAAAAGTGGAAAAAGGCGTGTCTGCCGTTCAGGTTTTCGATTCCTGGGGAGGAATGCTTTCTCCGACGGACTATCAGGAATTCTCTTGGCAGTATATCAACCAGATCGTTGAAGCATTAAGCCCTCTGACGCACGTTGTGGTATTCGGGAAAGGATGCTGGTTTGCCCTTGAAGATATGACGATGTCCAAAGCTTCTGCCTTAGGTGTTGACTGGACCATTACTCCGGAATTTGCCAGAACATTAACGAACCATACGATGACGCTTCAGGGGAATTTTGACCCTGCAAGGTTGCATTCGAGCCCGGAAACCATTAAAAAGATGGTGACTGAGATGATCAACCGTTTTGGAAAGGACAGATATATCGCTAATCTTGGACACGGAATTCTACCGAATATTCCTGTTGAAAATGCAGAAGCATTTATCAGGGCTGTTGTGGATTGGAAACCGAATAACTAG